In Nocardioides nitrophenolicus, the genomic window TGAGTCCTCTCGACAGCGCTCGCCTGGCACGCCTGCGTGCTCGCGTGCTGTTCACGCGCAGCCGGAGCGACGAAGCAGCGCCGTTGCTCCTCGAAGCAGCATCACAGTTTGCGGCAGTTTCGTCCCACTCGGCCCGTGAGACCTACCTCGAGGCAATCAGCGCGACCGTGTTCGCCGGACGAGTGCACGGGCCGTCGGGGGCACGTGCTGCGGCCGTCGCCGCACGGGATTCTGGCGCGCCGTCCTCCGGGTCGAAGCCGGCTGACCTGTTGCTCGACGGCATATCTTCCCTCCTGTCTGACGGTCCGCGGGTGGGAGTTCCAGTTCTGCAGAGATCCCGCGAACCCTTCCTGAGCGAGAGCCTCACCACGCGTGAAGAGACGTTGCGTTGGCTGCTGCTGGTGCCGGTTGCGCTCGAGTCGTTCATCCACTACGGCTGGGATCTTCCGACCTGGGATGCGCTCGCCTCCCGCGCCGTACGTCTGGCGCGCGATGCGGGTGCCCTCGGCGTACTTCCTCCTGCCCTCATCTATGCCGGCGGGGTGCAGATCCATCGCGGCGATTTCGCGGCAGCGGCACGGATGATCGATGAAGCTGACACATTGGCCCTCGCGACCGGAAATGCTCCTCACATCTACGCGGCACTGGTCCTCACAGCTTGGAAGGGCGACGAAGACGCGGCGGCCCGCATCGTGCGTGAGGCCCAAACGAACGCGGCACAACGCGGAGAGGTGTCTCTCCTCGGTGTGACCGGCTACGTGCAAGGAGTGCTCTACAACGGCTTGGCGCAGTACAAGCTGGCTCTCCAATCTGCTCGCATCGGTATCGAGCACGACGGGTTCAACTTCACCGGCCTCTCCCTCGTGGAACACGTCGAAGCTGCTGTCCGCTGCGGTGAGATGGAACAGGCACGGGCGTCGCTCGCCCGCCTCGCCGAGCTGACGGACGCAGCCAACTCGGGCTGGGCGCGAGGAATCGGCGCGCGCAGCCGCGCCCTTGTCGAGGAGCTGCGAGCAGACGAGTTGTACGAGATCGCCATCGACGAACTTACGCGCGATCAAGTCATGGTGGAGGTGGCTCGGACCCACCTCCTGTTCGGCGAACACCTCCGCAGATCTCGCCGGCGGGCCCGCGCCCGGGAGCAGTTGCGGATTGCCTACGAGATGTTCGACAGGATGGGCGCACGAGCCTTTGCAGAACGAGCCAAACGCGAACTGGAAGCGACAGGCGAGCACGTGCAGGTCCGCGACATGTCGCCTATAAGCTTTCTGACTCCCCAGGAGCTGCGAATCGCGTCTCTTGCAGGATCGGGAATGACGAACCCGCAAATCGGCGCGGAGTTGTTCATCAGTACGCACACCGTGGAGTGGCATCTCCGAAAGGTGTACACGAAACTGGGCATCGGCTCGCGCCGAGAGCTTCCATCAATGCTCGGAGCAGGGCTTTCGAGCCTGTCGGCTGGTGGCGTCACCGGGCAGGCGCCTCAATCGCCGGACGATGGCAGCGGCACTCGCCGAGCATCGTCGCGCAGAGGACGGCTCGACCCTGGTCCGGCGGACGTCGCTGCAGCCGTTGGATCCCACGGCTGAGGGCACGCGGGAAGCGGGTGCAGGGTGCAGTCGGTCGAGTCTCGGGGCGACCGGTCAGCGACCCCGCGGCCCCAGGGGGTCCAGGCCATTGAGACCACGGTGGCAACTACGGACTTGCGGGGCGCGAGTCGCAGGCGATGGAACAGAAGGTGGATCCAAGCCCTCTTGGGCGTCGCTGGATCTATCAAGGAGCACCCGATGTCTGCACCGAACTTGGACGAATCACCTTTCGGGGACGCCAGCGCCGCTGAGTTGCGCGAGGCGTTGGAATCCTTCATGGCAGTGCGGCCTGGTCTGTTCAGCATTGCGTTGCGGGTGACGAGAGACGTTGCCGAGGCAGAGGACGTGGTGCAGGAGGCCTGGATGCGATGGCAGCGGACCGACCGGACGGTCATCAGCAACCCGGCAGCATTCCTGACCACGGCGACCACCCGTCTCGCGATCAACGTGATCCAATCGGCGCGGCAGCGGCACGAGCGTCCGTGTGACTCACCGATGGAGGGTCAGCTGAAGGTCGGGGACGACATGGAGTGGCAGCTCAGGCAGCGCAGCGCCGTCGAGGAGTCACTTGAACTGTTGATGTCGAGGCTCACGCCGGCGGAGCTGGCGGCATACGTTCTGCGCAAGAGCTTCGACTACGAATACGGTGACCTCGCCGACCTCCTGGGAACCAGCCTGGTCAACGTGCGACAGCTGATACGGCGAGCCCAGGTCCGCATCGGAGGCGGGCAGAGGCGCGACGTTGATCCCGACAGGCATGCTCGCCTGGTGACCGCCTTCCTCGTAGCAGCCCGGTTCGGCAACTTTGCAGGACTCGAGCAACAGCTGTTCGACCAATTGAGTCGGACGGAACCTGAATCCCGGTCCCGTGCGGCCAGCGGCGCGATTTCGAGCGCGGCATGACCGACCGAGGGCCTACTGCGCTGAACGGCTTGCGTTCAGGTTGTGACGCGGACCGGCTTGGTACCGGCGGCACCAAGCCCCTGAGCCCGGAGCCCGGCAGCCTCATTGGTCGACGAGCGGAACGCGCCGACCTCGACAAGTTGTTGTCCGATGCCCGCGCGGGGCGTAGCTCCGTGCTGGTTCTGCACGGCGAGGCGGGTATAGGCAAGACCAGCCTCTTGGAGTATGTCGGTGTGCAGGCCTCTGATTGTCGCGTCGCGCGGATGACGGCGTCGGAGGCAGAGTCCGAGCTGGCCTTCGGAGGTCTCCATCAGCTCTGTGCGCCCTTCTCTGACCGATATCGGACACTGCCTGCTCCACAGCGGATCGCGCTCGAGGTGGCGTTCGGCCTCAGCTCCGGCGACCCGCCCGACCGATTCCTGATCGGCCTCGCTGTCTTGAACCTTCTCGCAACGGCCACTGATGACGGTCCGCTCGTCTGCCTGATCGACGACGCGCAGTGGCTGGACCAAGTCTCGGCACAGACGCTGGCTTTCGTCGCTCGACGAGTGCTGGCCGAAGGGCTGCTGATCCTTTTCGCGATGCGTGAGCCAGTGGACGGGCATCCCCTGCAGGACCTGCCGCGGTTGGAGATTGGTGGGTTGAACGATCGGGACTCGCGAACGCTCCTGGCCTCCTCGGCTCCAGGACGCATGGACCCCCAGGTGCGCGAACGCGTGCTCGCTGAAGCAAGGGGCAATCCGCTCGCCCTCCTGGAGTTGCCGCGCGGACTGGTCAGCAATCTGGATTCGTCTCCTCGCTCTGCCGAGATCCCTCTGGCCAGCCAGCTGGAGAACGAGTTCCAGCGTCGGCTGGAAGCCCTCTCCTCGGATGCGCGACTCATGATGCTTCTCGCTGCTGCGGAGCCGGTCGGTGACACGGCGCTGCTCCGCCGCGCAGCACAGGCGATCGATGTCGACCTCGACGAGGCGAGCGCAGAGGCACAACAAGCGGACCTCGTCTCGACCCGCATGTTGATCCGGTTTCGACATCCGCTGGTTCGCTCGGCGGCGCTCCGGTCTGGCAGTCAGCAGGAGCACCAACTCGTCCACCGGGCCCTCGCTGACGCGACGGACCCTGACCTCGATCCCGATCGTCGAGTGTGGCACCTATCGAATGCCGCGCCGGGGCCTGACGAGACGGTGGCCGCAGCGCTGGAACAGGCGTCCACCCGGGCCCGAAGCAGGGGAGGTGTCGCTGCCGCTGCCGCATTCCTCAAGAGGGCGGCTGAGCTCACGCCAGATCCACGGCGCCGTGGCTCGCGTGCCTTGTCCGCTGCTCAGGCGAAGAGCCAAGCGGGCGAATACGACGAAGCGATCGACTTGCTCGACGGCATCCAACTCGAACCATTGTCTGATCATGACCGCGCCCAGGCGGATCTGGTGAGGGGACGGA contains:
- a CDS encoding helix-turn-helix transcriptional regulator, yielding MRASPSPLFFGRQDESADLDALLADLKDGRSAVKVLRGPAGVGKTALLEYATSVAAGMTLVRASGVQADMELAYAGVHQLCASFLSDVDEIPAPQRDALRVAFGIAAGEPPDRFLVGLAVLSLLTRASESGPVLAIIDDAQWLDQVSKQTLEFVARRLLAESVGMVFAVRDPDGGAAFSALPALRIDGLDPGAAGALVEASVGGRLDPQVRDRLVAEASGNPLALLEFTRGRNAAELAYGLDPSSRGQAQGSVSARVERDFVRRMEALPSETRTLLLIAAAEPVGDPRLLVRAAEAMKVPLDAAPARAAGLIELGDFVRFRHPLARSAVYHQASPAERRAAHRALAQATDPVLDPDRRAWHAAQAADGWDEEAAAGLEHAAERARQRGGMAAEAALLERAAELTPEPWARGRRALAAAEAHFSAAAPQSATDLAALADMCPLSPLDSARLARLRARVLFTRSRSDEAAPLLLEAASQFAAVSSHSARETYLEAISATVFAGRVHGPSGARAAAVAARDSGAPSSGSKPADLLLDGISSLLSDGPRVGVPVLQRSREPFLSESLTTREETLRWLLLVPVALESFIHYGWDLPTWDALASRAVRLARDAGALGVLPPALIYAGGVQIHRGDFAAAARMIDEADTLALATGNAPHIYAALVLTAWKGDEDAAARIVREAQTNAAQRGEVSLLGVTGYVQGVLYNGLAQYKLALQSARIGIEHDGFNFTGLSLVEHVEAAVRCGEMEQARASLARLAELTDAANSGWARGIGARSRALVEELRADELYEIAIDELTRDQVMVEVARTHLLFGEHLRRSRRRARAREQLRIAYEMFDRMGARAFAERAKRELEATGEHVQVRDMSPISFLTPQELRIASLAGSGMTNPQIGAELFISTHTVEWHLRKVYTKLGIGSRRELPSMLGAGLSSLSAGGVTGQAPQSPDDGSGTRRASSRRGRLDPGPADVAAAVGSHG
- a CDS encoding sigma factor is translated as MSAPNLDESPFGDASAAELREALESFMAVRPGLFSIALRVTRDVAEAEDVVQEAWMRWQRTDRTVISNPAAFLTTATTRLAINVIQSARQRHERPCDSPMEGQLKVGDDMEWQLRQRSAVEESLELLMSRLTPAELAAYVLRKSFDYEYGDLADLLGTSLVNVRQLIRRAQVRIGGGQRRDVDPDRHARLVTAFLVAARFGNFAGLEQQLFDQLSRTEPESRSRAASGAISSAA
- a CDS encoding helix-turn-helix transcriptional regulator, which gives rise to MTDRGPTALNGLRSGCDADRLGTGGTKPLSPEPGSLIGRRAERADLDKLLSDARAGRSSVLVLHGEAGIGKTSLLEYVGVQASDCRVARMTASEAESELAFGGLHQLCAPFSDRYRTLPAPQRIALEVAFGLSSGDPPDRFLIGLAVLNLLATATDDGPLVCLIDDAQWLDQVSAQTLAFVARRVLAEGLLILFAMREPVDGHPLQDLPRLEIGGLNDRDSRTLLASSAPGRMDPQVRERVLAEARGNPLALLELPRGLVSNLDSSPRSAEIPLASQLENEFQRRLEALSSDARLMMLLAAAEPVGDTALLRRAAQAIDVDLDEASAEAQQADLVSTRMLIRFRHPLVRSAALRSGSQQEHQLVHRALADATDPDLDPDRRVWHLSNAAPGPDETVAAALEQASTRARSRGGVAAAAAFLKRAAELTPDPRRRGSRALSAAQAKSQAGEYDEAIDLLDGIQLEPLSDHDRAQADLVRGRILFASQSAATGLPTLLAAAKRLERSDAALATETYRDAIHAALTAGTIGGDAGLRDVASAILAMPAIDGPPGATSMLEGLARVVVKGYGDGVSFLRQGLDGHQRGGLTVDQKLGWYPLACRMAHDSWNFEAWSSLSRELLDVANEAGALAVLPSALLLRLSNRIFAGDLGTAEALVQQSVTLGEVTGSSFFANYGALVTAPWRGDESETRSVIDAVTHDVRLDGEGKVSTATAWAAAVLYNGMGDFDRAFAAARRGVANPGEMGLSTWSMFELVEAATRLGRLEDATGAAAHLLEVTHHSGTAWARGTSHLVSAMMSQDATRADEHYAAAVSEMERTEVRMLAARAHLSYGEWLRRQGRRTDARIRLLHAHAAMSQMGASGFAERARHGLAAVGVSTRDGGRVAATGVPLTVRELQIAKLAAAGLTNPEIGGQMFISAHTVEFHLRKVFTKLGIRSRRDIASVLAE